Below is a genomic region from Nitrospira sp..
ACTTGAACCGTACTGGAGTCGGAGATCAGATTGAATCCGTGGGGGCCGATCAGTGCCCCGGCCACCAGAAATCCCGCGATCGACGGGAGCCGGAATTGATGAAAGACAAACACGACGGCAATGGACACTGTGAAGATGACGAGCAGATTGCTGAGAACGCTGTAGTCGGTCATGCGATAGGTTGCCAGGATTGGGTGTGAAAAGTCAGGCGGGGAGCTCGATCATCCCGTGCGGAGCGCCCCTCACGATTCACATGATTCAGAGCGGAGAATACCTCAGCGGAGGGTCCCGAACAAGGTAAAGCTTCTTGTCCAACTTATCGGAGATGCGTAGAGTGGCCCCGGGAGTGAGGAAAGGAGTCGAATGATTCGCGCGATCTTGTTCGATTTTAATGGCGTCATCGCGGACGATGAGACGACCCATGTGGCGTGTTTCTGTCAGGCGCTCCAAGAATTCGGCCTGACGCTTTCCAAAACCGAGTATTACGGGACGTATCTGGGAATGGATGAACGGACCTGCACCGCGCTTCTCCTCACGGCGCGCGATGGAAAGAGTGACGCCGGGTTGGTCCAGCGGATTCAGGAGCGGAAGGCCGAGTTGTTCCGGCTCCATCCCCGCGCACAGCAACCGGAACTGTTTCCCGGTGTGATTGAGTTTGTGCAAGCCGCCCGGCGGCTGTGTCATCTGGCGATCGCCTCCGGTGGCCGGCGCGAGCAGATTGATCGGGCCCTTCGCGGGACGGTGATCGAACGGGCCATTGAACTTATCGTATCGGCAGAGGATTGTTCGGTCGGGAAACCTAATCCGGGTATCTATCTGTTGACGTTGAAGCGGTTGAACGACGTCGTTCGGCCTCCGTTGGGGGCCGACGAGTGCCTGGTCATTGAAGAC
It encodes:
- a CDS encoding HAD family phosphatase, translating into MIRAILFDFNGVIADDETTHVACFCQALQEFGLTLSKTEYYGTYLGMDERTCTALLLTARDGKSDAGLVQRIQERKAELFRLHPRAQQPELFPGVIEFVQAARRLCHLAIASGGRREQIDRALRGTVIERAIELIVSAEDCSVGKPNPGIYLLTLKRLNDVVRPPLGADECLVIEDSKAGIRAARAAGMPVLALATTYHLDELGEADRVMPSLAGVDPGPFLRQFP